A stretch of Porites lutea chromosome 5, jaPorLute2.1, whole genome shotgun sequence DNA encodes these proteins:
- the LOC140936698 gene encoding uncharacterized protein has protein sequence MNKSKMISDEIDGATRQGHEELAKGNIEEACSSFEKAVQLAEDLKEGFTERACYFNLGACYVARGDAKRGVEFLLKAFPPEKESDGVTNYADLQYNLATAYDALGEVDEAVKYYEIAAEEYKTQGNEEMRGETLLKLGNDCTNRGEIKKAAEFYQQAAEIFQELGDKKTQLLILNNLANLLAELRDIARCGAVLTQVIELCVEVDDVPLKGKVYNDIGLLYNGLKSYKNAAECFELAIPLMRTENPDKSLEAVLQQNLGAVYNQLKEYNKAMDCHRQAVSLHGELSDRSAQGQAFCNMGFAQSQLGEHNKAGESFSHAIQAAKDSADKSGLWQAYEGLAAVSFLKQDYDKAVENYKSALSVLSTSGDADPEHNNRIVSKLANALECQLVLAKRLNGRLPPLRLDSLKGDRSADKSDRKSKRVGKTRSRQEHHQLIARGIDGDQTPSESEDSFDGSSEESNDDEEESQHDEPGKGKRRGPQGVITTEAEVHHERALISRSQKKSSTDSSVEEAPVREEGSARRSKRHRHSRKPRNTSPREQLKSTQEEHIYEEPPNDVDNSRVSGRDFSPAKSDYSDDMPRAHREAYLASVQAAKGTRSSPNGTGVKKDEESVQSRTCVIQ, from the exons ATGAACAAATCTAAGATGATTTCAGACGAGATTGACGGAGCGACGAGACAAGGCCACGAAGAACTTGCCAAAGGAAACATCGAAGAGGCCTGTAGTTCGTTTGAAAAGGCTGTCCAACTTGCGGAGGATCTTAAGGAGGGCTTTACTGAAAGAGCGTGCTATTTCAACTTAGGAGCATGTTACGTCGCGCGGGGTGATGCTAAACGAGGTGTCGAATTTTTGCTCAAAGCTTTTCCTCCAGAAAAGGAATCAGATGGCGTCACAAACTATGCGGATTTGCAATACAATTTAGCAACAGCGTATGATGCTCTTGGTGAGGTAGACGAGGCTGTAAAATACTATGAAATCGCCGCAGAGGAATATAAGACGCAAGGAAATGAAGAAATGCGAGGGGAAACTCTCCTTAAACTGGGCAATGATTGTACGAATCGcggtgaaattaaaaaagccgCTGAATTTTATCAGCAGGCTGCTGAAATTTTCCAAGAACTTGGTGATAAAAAGACTCAGCTACTTATTTTAAACAATCTCGCTAACTTACTTGCGGAGCTTCGCGACATAGCACGCTGCGGAGCAGTGCTAACTCAGGTTATTGAATTGTGCGTTGAAGTTGATGACGTTCCTCTTAAGG GTAAAGTCTACAATGACATTGGTCTACTATATAACGGATTGAAATCTTACAAGAATGCTGCAGAGTGCTTTGAGCTGGCAATTCCTCTGATGCGTACAGAAAATCCTGACAAGTCACTGGAAGCTGTTCTTCAACAAAATTTAGGAGCTGTTTATAACCAGCTTAAGGAATACAACAAAGCAATGGATTGTCATAGgcaagcagtctctcttcaTG GTGAGCTATCCGACAGGTCAGCTCAGGGACAAGCTTTCTGTAACATGGGATTCGCTCAGAGCCAACTCGGAGAACATAACAAAGCTGGAGAAAGCTTCAGTCATGCAATCCAAGCAGCTAAGGATTCAGCTGATAAAAGCGGCTTGTGGCAAGCTTACGAGGGTTTGGCCGCAGTCAGTTTTCTTAAACAGGACTATGACAAGGCTGTGGAGAACTATAAGTCAGCTCTGTCTGTTCTTTCAACTTCTGGGGACGCTGATCCTGAACACAATAACAGGATTGTTAGTAAACTTGCTAATGCCTTGGAATGCCAGTTGGTTCTCGCCAAGAGGTTAAATGGAAGGCTACCTCCTTTAAGACTGGACAGCTTGAAGGGCGATCGCTCGGCAGACAAGAGTGACCGCAAGAGCAAACGAGTGGGAAAAACCCGCTCCAGACAGGAGCACCACCAGCTGATAGCTCGTGGAATTGACGGAGATCAGACTCCTTCAGAGTCGGAGGATTCTTTTGATGGGTCTTCAGAGGAATCtaatgatgatgaagaagaaagTCAGCATGACGAACCTGGCAAGGGAAAAAGGCGCGGCCCACAGGGAGTGATAACCACAGAAGCAGAGGTTCATCACGAGAGAGCTTTAATTTCTAGGTCACAGAAGAAGTCTTCGACGGATTCGAGTGTAGAGGAAGCGCCTGTGAGGGAGGAGGGCAGCGCAAGGAGAAGTAAAAGACATCGTCATTCAAGAAAACCCAGAAATACATCGCCCAGAGAACAACTAAAATCCACGCAGGAAGAGCACATCTATGAAGAGCCACCGAATGACGTTGATAACTCAAGAGTATCCGGTAGAGATTTTTCTCCAGCAAAGAGCGACTACTCTGATGACATGCCGCGAGCCCATA